Proteins from a single region of Pseudomonas fulva:
- a CDS encoding GIY-YIG nuclease family protein: MTQGRSIRLFLVDGTPNGLLTAEIMNWTGHVLTGPRSKLAELVQRPECARTGVYFLVGPDPDDSLRTRVYIGESDDVAQRLKSHNRPEEAGGKDFWERVCLVTSKDQNLTKAHVKYLESKLIGIATAAGRCVLSNGTAHEYIGLPESDRADMAFFLEQIRTVLPVLGFEFLRELSKPSATLLASTAAPVNRSPRFMLEVPRYRIAAQGQEVDGEFFVFKGSKARPDWVGTERGYQSLFKQLVAEGMLVADGSEHLTFSDDCAFSSPSAAAAVVCGRSANGRTSWLVEGTGQTYAAWQDQQLSSLQPSVEDA; the protein is encoded by the coding sequence ATGACCCAAGGCCGCAGCATTCGACTCTTTCTGGTGGACGGCACGCCCAATGGCCTGCTCACCGCCGAGATCATGAACTGGACGGGCCACGTGCTGACTGGCCCGCGCAGCAAACTTGCGGAGTTAGTGCAGCGCCCGGAGTGCGCGCGTACCGGTGTGTACTTTCTGGTCGGCCCCGACCCGGACGACAGCCTGCGCACCCGCGTGTACATCGGCGAGTCCGATGATGTGGCACAACGCCTGAAAAGCCATAACCGACCGGAAGAGGCGGGCGGCAAGGACTTCTGGGAGCGCGTATGTCTGGTCACCAGCAAGGATCAGAACCTGACCAAGGCCCATGTGAAGTACCTGGAAAGCAAGTTGATCGGTATTGCCACAGCCGCCGGCCGCTGCGTGCTGAGTAACGGTACGGCACATGAATACATTGGGCTGCCAGAGTCCGACCGTGCCGATATGGCGTTTTTTCTCGAGCAGATCCGCACGGTGCTGCCGGTGCTGGGCTTCGAGTTTCTGCGTGAACTCAGCAAGCCCTCGGCGACATTGCTGGCCTCTACGGCGGCACCAGTCAATCGCTCACCGCGCTTCATGCTGGAGGTTCCGCGCTATCGCATCGCTGCGCAGGGTCAGGAAGTCGATGGTGAGTTCTTCGTGTTCAAAGGTTCCAAGGCCCGCCCAGACTGGGTGGGGACAGAGCGTGGCTATCAGAGCCTGTTCAAGCAACTGGTCGCCGAGGGGATGCTGGTCGCTGATGGCAGCGAACACCTGACGTTCAGTGACGACTGTGCTTTCAGCAGCCCCAGTGCTGCGGCTGCCGTCGTGTGTGGCCGCTCTGCCAACGGGCGTACCTCTTGGCTGGTCGAGGGGACCGGCCAGACTTATGCAGCCTGGCAAGACCAACAGTTGAGTTCGCTTCAGCCGTCAGTGGAGGACGCATGA
- a CDS encoding PDDEXK nuclease domain-containing protein → MSASNPDTTLQPLLTELAELIRQARQQVLRAVDAIQVQTCWEVGRHIIEFEQGGQARAAYGKKLLATLANGLTAEFGKGFDERNLRHMRAFYQAFPIWNALRSELSWTHYRTLLKVENDSARQWYMNEAATQNWSTRALERQIGTLYYERLLASQDRAAVEQEAASNLQALGKSPREFVRDPVLLEFLGLPNAGTLLESELEQALIGQLQQFLLELGKGFAFVGRQQRISTESKDFYIDLVFYNYLLKCFVIFDLKRGELTHQDIGQMDMYVRMFDDLKRGPEDGPTVGIILCAQKDASLVRYSVLQGSEQLFASKYKLVLPSEEELRAELDRERARLAEQRGLYDTRA, encoded by the coding sequence ATGAGCGCGTCCAACCCAGATACCACGCTGCAACCTTTGCTCACCGAACTGGCCGAGCTGATCCGGCAGGCGCGACAGCAGGTCCTGCGTGCGGTGGATGCGATTCAGGTGCAAACCTGCTGGGAAGTGGGGCGGCATATCATCGAATTCGAGCAGGGTGGGCAGGCACGAGCCGCCTACGGCAAGAAGCTGCTGGCAACACTGGCCAATGGGCTGACGGCCGAGTTCGGCAAGGGCTTCGATGAGCGCAACTTGCGGCATATGCGCGCCTTCTACCAGGCATTCCCGATTTGGAACGCACTGCGTTCCGAATTGAGCTGGACGCACTATCGCACCCTGCTCAAGGTGGAAAACGACAGCGCCCGGCAGTGGTACATGAACGAGGCCGCCACGCAGAACTGGAGCACCCGTGCGCTGGAACGGCAGATCGGCACGCTGTACTACGAGCGGCTGCTGGCCAGCCAGGATCGCGCAGCTGTCGAGCAGGAGGCCGCGAGCAACCTGCAGGCGCTGGGCAAGAGCCCACGTGAGTTCGTGCGTGACCCGGTGCTGCTGGAGTTTCTCGGCCTGCCCAATGCCGGCACCTTGCTGGAAAGCGAGCTGGAGCAGGCGTTGATCGGTCAGTTACAGCAGTTTCTGCTGGAGCTGGGCAAAGGCTTCGCCTTCGTCGGTCGGCAGCAGCGCATCAGCACCGAGAGCAAGGATTTCTATATCGACCTGGTGTTCTACAACTACCTGCTCAAGTGCTTCGTGATCTTCGATCTCAAACGCGGCGAGCTGACCCACCAGGACATCGGCCAGATGGACATGTACGTGCGCATGTTCGATGACCTTAAACGCGGCCCGGAGGATGGCCCGACCGTGGGCATCATCCTCTGCGCGCAAAAAGATGCGTCCCTTGTGCGCTACTCGGTATTGCAGGGCAGCGAGCAATTGTTCGCCAGCAAGTACAAGCTGGTGCTGCCCAGCGAAGAAGAGCTGCGCGCCGAACTGGATCGGGAGCGGGCGCGCTTGGCCGAGCAGCGCGGGCTGTATGACACGCGGGCGTGA
- a CDS encoding type I restriction endonuclease subunit R codes for MSHVHHEFELERHIVEQLAAAGWLVGSSANYDAVRALYSEDVLAWLEASQAEAIAKLRALNGAGTEAALLDRLVKQLENKTDGGTLNVLRSGFSIAGAGTLAMSQALPEDARNETVAMRYAANRLRVVPQLRYSQDKADELDLALFINGIPVATVELKTDFTQSVEAAMAQYRQDRRPERKSGGSEPLLTFKRGSVVHFAMSDSDIRMSTQLAGGETVFLPFNRGNDGAAGNKAEGDDYPVSYLWKTVLQKDNWLHIFHRFVLLERKAQQDVNGNTRFKERLVFPRFHQWDGVTRMIDAVRREGVGQPYLIQHSAGSGKTNTIAWTAHSLIRVRRPDGEPYFHSVIVVTDRQVLDQQLQEAIRQIDHQAGVVRAIDREQSSLPKSKQLAEAMLAGVPIIVCTLQTFPHAQKAILEERNLRDRRFAIIIDEAHSSMGGSTADDLRYVLTGQSEDEWKKLSRDERLSVWQSSRSRPNNASYFAFTATPKHSTLSLFGRPRQPELPVSEGNPPVPFHLYTMQQAIEEGFILDVLRNYTSYDVALRIGSELVGDKRVDEKSARRKLAKWLSLNPVNVGQKVELIVEHFRKNVAHLLGGQAKAMVVTSSRAAAVKYHLALEDYCNRRGYANVRAMVAFSGDVPNLDVDLKAPLAASLPDEHAFNEQNLNPRLGKQDMRTLFDTPHYQVMIVANKYQTGFDQPKLVAMYLDKKISGVEAVQTLSRLNRTYPGKDKTYVIDFANEAKEILEAFQTFYRDARMADIQDPNIVFDIRQRLDGMHLYERAEVEVFGDAIIDPKVTHQKLYALTQPATDRFNGKLKTLTDAIEQWERALLKAEEVGDEAGAAYADAQRAEYCKQRDALLIFSESLSKFVRCYEYIAQLVDLGDPSLEAFASFARLLRKRLKGIGAEQVDLGDLKLSHYRVKPGERLDGVVQQGESPGLYGITDNGLREARDREKKYLTELIERLNAAFGKDVSDTDQVMLALQVSEKLRGDQLVMAQINNNSREQAMRADLPVRAIEAIVGAMSSHTSMATRLLSDESTRELFITVVYELLKRDVGPQLLGSARL; via the coding sequence ATGAGCCACGTGCACCACGAATTTGAACTGGAGCGACATATCGTCGAACAACTGGCTGCAGCCGGTTGGCTGGTCGGTAGCTCCGCGAACTACGACGCAGTGCGTGCGCTGTACAGCGAAGATGTGCTGGCCTGGCTGGAGGCCAGCCAGGCTGAGGCAATCGCCAAGCTGCGTGCGCTCAATGGGGCTGGCACCGAAGCCGCGTTGCTCGATCGCCTGGTCAAGCAACTGGAGAACAAGACCGACGGTGGCACATTGAATGTGTTGCGCAGCGGTTTCTCTATCGCTGGCGCCGGCACCCTGGCCATGAGCCAGGCGCTACCCGAGGATGCTCGCAACGAAACGGTGGCCATGCGTTACGCCGCCAATCGCCTGCGGGTGGTGCCGCAACTGCGTTATTCGCAGGATAAGGCCGATGAACTCGACCTGGCGTTGTTCATCAATGGCATTCCCGTGGCTACGGTGGAGCTGAAGACCGATTTCACCCAGTCGGTGGAGGCGGCCATGGCGCAGTACCGCCAGGATCGTCGTCCGGAGCGCAAGAGCGGTGGCAGCGAACCGCTGCTGACCTTCAAGCGTGGCTCGGTGGTGCACTTCGCCATGAGCGACAGCGATATCCGCATGAGCACGCAACTGGCAGGGGGCGAGACGGTGTTTCTGCCGTTTAACCGGGGCAATGATGGCGCCGCCGGCAACAAGGCCGAGGGCGATGATTACCCGGTGAGCTATCTGTGGAAGACCGTGCTGCAGAAGGATAACTGGCTGCATATCTTCCACCGTTTCGTGCTGTTGGAGCGCAAGGCCCAGCAGGACGTCAACGGCAATACCCGGTTCAAGGAGCGACTGGTTTTCCCGCGCTTTCATCAATGGGACGGGGTGACGCGGATGATCGATGCGGTGCGTCGTGAAGGCGTTGGCCAACCCTATCTGATTCAGCACAGCGCTGGTTCCGGCAAGACCAACACCATCGCCTGGACAGCGCATTCGCTGATCCGTGTGCGTCGCCCTGATGGCGAGCCGTATTTTCATAGCGTCATCGTGGTGACTGACCGCCAGGTGCTGGATCAGCAGTTGCAGGAGGCGATTCGCCAGATCGACCACCAGGCCGGCGTGGTGCGCGCCATCGACCGGGAGCAGTCAAGCCTGCCCAAGAGCAAGCAACTGGCCGAGGCGATGCTGGCGGGCGTGCCGATCATCGTCTGCACTTTGCAAACGTTTCCCCATGCACAGAAGGCCATTCTCGAAGAGCGCAACCTGCGTGATCGCCGCTTCGCCATCATTATCGACGAGGCGCACAGCTCCATGGGCGGCAGCACGGCGGACGATCTGCGCTACGTGCTCACCGGGCAGAGCGAGGATGAGTGGAAAAAGCTCTCGCGTGATGAGCGTTTGTCGGTTTGGCAGTCGTCGCGCAGCCGGCCGAATAACGCCAGCTACTTCGCTTTTACCGCCACGCCCAAGCACTCGACGCTGAGCCTGTTCGGTCGCCCGCGTCAGCCCGAGTTGCCAGTCAGCGAAGGCAACCCGCCTGTGCCGTTTCACCTGTACACCATGCAGCAGGCCATCGAGGAGGGGTTCATCCTCGATGTGCTGCGCAACTACACCAGTTACGACGTGGCGCTGCGCATTGGCAGCGAGCTGGTGGGCGACAAGCGTGTGGACGAGAAGAGCGCGCGGCGCAAGCTGGCCAAGTGGCTGTCGCTGAACCCGGTGAACGTCGGGCAGAAGGTGGAGCTGATCGTCGAGCACTTTCGCAAGAACGTCGCTCACCTGCTCGGTGGCCAGGCCAAGGCCATGGTGGTGACCAGTTCGCGCGCAGCCGCGGTGAAGTATCACCTCGCGCTGGAGGATTATTGCAACCGGCGCGGCTACGCCAATGTACGGGCGATGGTGGCGTTCTCCGGTGATGTGCCCAACCTTGATGTGGATCTGAAAGCACCGCTGGCCGCCAGCCTGCCGGACGAGCATGCCTTCAACGAGCAGAACCTCAACCCCAGGCTGGGCAAACAGGACATGCGCACGCTGTTCGATACGCCGCATTACCAGGTGATGATCGTCGCCAACAAGTACCAGACCGGTTTCGACCAGCCCAAGCTGGTGGCCATGTACCTGGACAAGAAGATTTCCGGCGTGGAGGCGGTGCAGACGCTGTCACGGCTGAACCGTACTTATCCAGGCAAGGATAAGACCTACGTCATCGACTTCGCCAACGAGGCCAAGGAGATACTCGAAGCCTTCCAGACCTTCTACCGCGATGCGCGGATGGCCGATATTCAAGACCCCAACATCGTCTTCGACATCCGCCAACGCCTGGATGGCATGCACCTGTACGAGCGCGCCGAAGTAGAGGTATTCGGTGATGCCATCATCGATCCCAAGGTCACCCACCAGAAACTCTATGCGCTGACCCAGCCTGCCACCGACCGCTTCAATGGCAAGCTCAAGACCCTCACCGATGCCATCGAACAGTGGGAGCGGGCTTTGCTCAAGGCCGAAGAAGTTGGCGACGAAGCAGGCGCAGCCTATGCCGACGCGCAGCGCGCGGAGTACTGCAAGCAACGCGACGCGTTGTTGATCTTCAGCGAGAGCCTGTCCAAGTTCGTGCGTTGCTATGAATACATCGCGCAACTGGTGGACTTGGGCGACCCGAGCCTGGAAGCCTTCGCCAGTTTCGCCCGCCTGCTGCGCAAGCGCCTCAAGGGCATTGGCGCCGAGCAGGTGGATTTGGGCGACCTCAAGCTCAGCCATTACCGAGTCAAACCAGGCGAGCGGCTCGATGGGGTGGTGCAGCAGGGCGAGAGCCCTGGTCTTTATGGAATTACCGACAACGGTCTACGTGAAGCGCGTGACCGCGAGAAGAAGTACCTGACAGAGCTGATCGAGCGCCTTAATGCTGCGTTTGGCAAAGACGTTTCCGATACTGATCAAGTCATGTTGGCGCTGCAGGTTTCCGAGAAGCTGCGTGGCGATCAACTGGTCATGGCGCAGATTAATAACAACAGCCGCGAGCAGGCGATGAGGGCTGATTTGCCGGTTCGGGCCATCGAGGCCATCGTCGGGGCCATGAGCAGCCACACCAGTATGGCGACCAGGCTGCTGAGCGATGAGTCGACACGCGAGTTGTTCATCACTGTGGTGTACGAGCTGCTTAAACGTGATGTAGGGCCGCAGTTACTTGGTTCCGCGCGGCTGTAG
- a CDS encoding AraC family transcriptional regulator, giving the protein MGIPTNDRDWLLRSPDQGRVERIEAYFSGHGYDPHRHDSYAIGRTLSGVQSFRYRRAMRHSLPGGTLVLHPDELHDGMAGTDAGFHYRMLYIDPVLIQQVLGGKPLPFVVGGLSDDPRLRSATESFMQAMDNPLESLEEDDAIYDLARALEAVAGKPRGRRAFDYPATQRAREYIHSRNGASVTLDELEHVSGRDRWSLSRDFRALFGTSPYRYVTMRRLERCRELALAGIGLADAALIAGFFDQSHMTRHFVACFGLSPARWLSMVKLQDRTR; this is encoded by the coding sequence ATGGGCATACCTACCAACGACCGAGACTGGTTGCTGCGCAGCCCTGATCAGGGGCGGGTGGAACGCATCGAGGCGTATTTCAGCGGCCATGGCTACGACCCTCATCGCCACGACTCCTACGCCATCGGCCGCACCTTGTCCGGTGTGCAGAGCTTTCGCTATCGGCGCGCCATGCGCCACAGCCTGCCCGGCGGCACCCTGGTGCTGCACCCGGACGAGCTGCACGACGGCATGGCCGGCACCGACGCCGGCTTTCATTACCGCATGCTGTATATCGACCCGGTGCTGATCCAGCAGGTGCTTGGCGGCAAGCCGCTGCCCTTCGTGGTTGGCGGCTTGAGCGATGACCCGCGCCTGCGCAGCGCTACCGAATCGTTCATGCAGGCGATGGACAACCCGCTGGAGTCGCTGGAAGAAGACGACGCGATCTACGACCTGGCCCGCGCCCTCGAAGCCGTCGCCGGCAAGCCCCGCGGTCGCCGCGCCTTCGATTACCCCGCCACGCAGCGGGCGCGCGAGTACATCCATAGCCGCAACGGCGCGAGCGTTACCCTGGATGAGCTGGAGCACGTCAGCGGGCGCGATCGCTGGAGCCTGTCGCGGGACTTTCGCGCGCTGTTCGGCACCAGCCCCTACCGTTACGTGACCATGCGCCGCCTGGAGCGCTGCCGTGAGTTGGCCTTGGCGGGCATCGGCCTGGCCGATGCGGCGCTGATCGCCGGGTTCTTCGACCAGAGCCATATGACCCGGCATTTCGTGGCCTGCTTCGGCCTGTCTCCGGCGCGCTGGCTGAGCATGGTGAAGTTGCAGGATCGTACAAGATAG
- a CDS encoding cupin domain-containing protein has product MSQPNPSTKHPINLIRKLDLIAEQWSPRVVAEMNDYQFKVARLQGDFIWHAHAETDEAFLVLDGQLRLDFRDGSVTLGSGELYVVPRGVEHKPYAEDEVKLLLIEPRGVLNTGAEGGERTAINDLWI; this is encoded by the coding sequence GTGAGCCAGCCCAATCCCTCCACCAAGCACCCCATCAACCTGATCCGCAAGCTCGACCTGATCGCCGAGCAATGGTCACCTCGCGTGGTCGCGGAAATGAACGACTACCAATTCAAGGTGGCGCGCCTGCAGGGCGATTTCATCTGGCATGCCCATGCCGAAACCGACGAAGCCTTTCTGGTGCTCGACGGCCAGTTGCGCCTGGATTTTCGTGACGGCTCGGTAACCCTGGGCAGCGGCGAGCTGTACGTGGTGCCCAGGGGCGTGGAGCACAAGCCCTATGCCGAGGATGAGGTGAAGTTGCTGCTGATCGAGCCGCGCGGCGTGCTTAACACCGGGGCAGAAGGCGGGGAGCGTACGGCGATCAATGATCTGTGGATCTGA
- a CDS encoding polyamine ABC transporter substrate-binding protein — MLKTLIPLMLVASVSQAAQDVRIYNWTDYIAPDTLKNFQQASGVTPHYDVYDSNETLDAKLMAGRSGYDVVFPSNHFMARQIQGGALKELDKSQLPNWKNLNPTLLKALEGNDPGNQHGFPYLWGSTGIGYNVEKVKAVLGSDVPLDSWDLIFKPELMAKLSKCGVAILDNGPEMLPIALHYLGLPHHSQKPEDYKKAEALLMEMRKNVAYFHSSKYVGELANGDVCMAVGFSGDIMQASARAREAGNGVDIAYVIPKEGAPMWFDMVAMPKDAPNEKAAYALMNYLLEPEVIAAISDHVHYANGNSQADGLVDPTLKADTTVYPPDDVMEKLYALEAMPLNIDRIRTRIWTKVKSGT, encoded by the coding sequence ATGCTGAAAACGCTTATCCCGCTGATGCTCGTCGCCTCGGTCAGCCAGGCGGCGCAAGATGTGCGCATCTACAACTGGACCGACTACATCGCCCCCGACACGCTGAAGAACTTCCAGCAGGCCAGCGGCGTAACGCCCCACTACGACGTCTACGACAGCAACGAAACCCTCGACGCCAAACTGATGGCCGGGCGCTCCGGCTATGACGTGGTGTTCCCCTCCAACCACTTTATGGCCCGGCAGATTCAGGGTGGCGCACTCAAGGAGCTGGACAAGAGCCAGCTGCCCAACTGGAAGAACCTCAACCCCACGCTGCTCAAGGCCCTGGAAGGAAACGACCCGGGCAACCAGCACGGCTTCCCCTATTTGTGGGGCAGCACCGGCATCGGCTACAACGTCGAGAAGGTCAAGGCGGTGCTGGGAAGCGACGTGCCCCTGGATTCCTGGGACCTGATCTTCAAGCCCGAGCTGATGGCCAAGCTGAGCAAATGCGGCGTGGCGATTCTCGACAATGGCCCGGAAATGCTGCCCATCGCCCTGCACTACCTGGGCCTGCCGCACCACAGCCAGAAGCCCGAGGACTACAAGAAGGCCGAAGCGCTGCTGATGGAGATGCGCAAGAACGTCGCCTACTTCCATTCCTCCAAGTACGTCGGTGAGCTGGCCAATGGCGACGTGTGCATGGCGGTCGGCTTCTCCGGCGACATCATGCAGGCCAGCGCCCGCGCCAGGGAGGCCGGCAACGGCGTCGACATCGCCTACGTGATTCCCAAGGAAGGCGCGCCGATGTGGTTCGACATGGTCGCCATGCCCAAGGATGCGCCCAATGAAAAGGCTGCCTACGCCTTGATGAACTACCTACTCGAGCCAGAGGTGATCGCCGCCATCAGCGACCATGTGCATTACGCCAATGGCAACAGCCAGGCAGACGGGCTGGTCGACCCGACACTCAAGGCCGATACCACCGTCTACCCGCCCGATGACGTGATGGAAAAACTCTACGCCCTGGAAGCCATGCCGCTGAACATCGACCGCATCCGCACGCGGATCTGGACCAAGGTGAAAAGCGGCACTTGA
- a CDS encoding cupin domain-containing protein codes for MTITHFRDTARVALDEHNPVAVPLSEPAAVTSVTCVERDDGVETGIWECTPGRWRRQIVQQEFCHFIAGRCTFIPDVGEPIEIKAGDALMLPANTTGVWDIQETLRKTYVLIF; via the coding sequence ATGACCATCACCCATTTCCGTGACACCGCACGCGTTGCACTCGACGAACACAACCCGGTCGCCGTGCCGCTCAGCGAACCCGCGGCCGTCACCTCGGTGACCTGCGTGGAGCGCGACGATGGCGTGGAAACCGGCATCTGGGAATGCACGCCCGGCCGCTGGCGCCGGCAGATCGTGCAGCAGGAGTTCTGCCACTTCATCGCCGGGCGCTGCACCTTTATCCCCGACGTGGGCGAACCGATCGAAATCAAGGCTGGCGACGCACTGATGTTGCCGGCCAACACCACTGGCGTGTGGGACATACAAGAAACGTTGCGCAAGACCTATGTACTGATTTTCTGA